Part of the Planctomycetota bacterium genome, CCATTTGATGCGGAATTCCTTCAAGGCGCCGTAGAGTCGCTGCCGTCCGCCCTCGACGCTCATGAGGGGCGCTCCTCTTCCTTCGTCGTCTCGTTCGCGCCCTCATCAACGGATGCGGGCGCCTCGCCGGCGCCGCGCCGCATGCTGGTAGTCTTCTCGCTCTGCGCGATCTCATCCTCGAGCAGCTTGGTCAGATCGGGCGGCTCGCCGCGGACGTAGCGCTCGATCGACACCGCCATCTTGCCCAGCGCGACGATGGCCGCGGGCAGGTCGCGATCGTGCATCGCGGAGACCGCGGAGGTGCCCCCCTTGTAGAGCGCCTGCTCGCGGGGGAAGGCCTGGGCCCAGGTCCGGGTGCGGGCGGCGCGCTTCTCGGCATCTTCGAGCATCGCCTTCACCTTGGCCAGCGTCTTGCGCTCGTCCACGGTGCTGGGCTTGGAGTCCTTGCTGCTGACCACCGTCTCCTTGCGAAAGAGGGCGCTGCGGGCGTTGTTCAGGTCCTCGCGCAGGCGGTTGATGCGGTTGCGCCAATAGTTGACGCGGTCGTTCTGCAGCCAGGTCACCATGCGATCGACCTCGGTGTCGGCCTCGGAGAGCGCCAAGCCCACCTCCTCGCGGCAGCGGATGAAGGCGGCGCGGGTCCGCTCGAGCACGTCGATCGACTGGAGATTGGCCTGCTGCGGATCCATGGAGAGTCTCGGCGGTGCGGCGCCGTCAGCGCTGGTTCAGGTATTCCTCGATGCGCTCCGCCTTGCGGACCAGGAACGGGATGTGCGTGTCGCAGGCCTTGACAAACTTCTGCAGTGCCCGCATGGTCTGCTCGAACTCCTCGGAGAACTTCACCTGCTCCTGGTCGCGCCAAGTCTGCTGCAGTCCGCCCAGCGAGGCCCCGACGCGCGACATCTGAGTCTGCACGTCACTATTGAATTTCTTCAGGTCGGCGGCGAATCGACGGAGCTCGTTGGGATCGACAATTGCTTTGGCCATGGGTCACCTCTGGGCCAAGTGTACGCTTGGAGCGCCCATGGAAACGCGGAATTTGATCGACGGTCAGTGGAGGGAGTCCGTTTCGGGGCGGCGCTTCGAGGTCCGCAACCCCGCCACCGACGAGGTCATCGCCGCGGTGCCGATGTGTGGCGCGGCCGAGGCGCGGGCGGCGCTGGATTCCGCCTTTGCGTTCCAGCCCGAGTGGGAGGCCGAAGCGCCGGATCATCGCGCCGGCATCCTGGAGAGGACCGCGGCGCTGATGGCTGCCAAGCTGGATTCACTGGCCAACATCATCACTCTGGAATGCGGCAAGCCGCTGGCCGAGGCCCGCCTTGAAGTGCAGTACGCCGCGGATTATTTCTCCAGCGCCGCCCACGAAATCCGCATGCTCCGCGATGTCGAAGCGCCCCTGAAGCGGCCCGGCGTTCGCGGGGTCGTGCGGATGAGGGGCATCGGAGTCTGCGCTGCGATCACCCCCTGGAACTTTCCGCTGGCGATGCTGGCGCGCAAGGCGGCCCCCGCCCTGGCGGCCGGCTGCGTCCAACTGGCCAAACCCGCCGAGGAAACTCCGCTCTCCTCCTTTGCCCTGGCTGAGATTCTGCTTGAGAGCGAGCTGCCGCCGCGCTGCCTGCACGTGCTCACCGGCGAGCCGCGCGAGATCGCCGCGGCCTGGCTCGAGGATGGCCGTGTCCGCAAGCTCAGTTTCACCGGCAGCACCGAAACCGGGAGGATTCTTCTTGAGCAATCCGCCAAGCAACTGGTCCGCTGCTCGATGGAGCTCGGTGGTCACGCGGCCTTCCTGGTGCTCGAGGACGCCGATCTGGACTTGGCCGTGCAGGGCGCCGTGCAAGCCAAGTTCCGCAACGCGGGCCAGACCTGCATCTGTCCGAACCGTTTCCTGGTGCATCACTCCATCGCCGGCGAGTTCGGCCGGCGCGTCGCGCTCGCCGCAGCAAGCCTGAAGGTCGCCCCGGGCATGGAGGAGGGTTCACAGATCGGACCGCTCATCAACGAAGCGGCCGTGGCCAAGGTCCGCTCCCATGTGGCGGACGCGATGGCTCGCGGCGGCAAGATCCTGTGCGGCGGAAAGACCGCGAAACTTCCCGACCGCCCCGATCGCTTTTTCCAGCCCACGGTGATCGCCGAATGCAATCCGGACATGCTCTGCTACCGCGAGGAGACCTTCGGCCCCGTGGTACCAATCATGGGCGTCGGTTCACCGAATGAGGCGATCGAGGTCGCGAATTCCAGCCCCTGGGGTCTTGCGGGCTATGTCTTCGGCGCTTCCGACACCGCGCGCCACGTCGCTGAGCAATTGCAGTGCGGCGTGATCGGCGTCAACGAAGCGGCACCCAGCAACGCCCGCGCTCCCTTCGGCGGTGTGAAGTGGAGCGGATTCGGCCGCGAAGGCGGCGTCTGGGGCCTGATGGAATATGTCGCCACGCAATATCTGGCGATTCGATCGCGGGAATAGGCGGCTCCGTCGAGAACCGCCTATTCCCCGCGTGCGCGTCAATCGTCGTCGTCGCTCTCGGCTTCATCCTTCAGCTTCACGGGAGTGCCGGCGGGATTGGCCAGGCGCTTGGCCATGACCGTCTTGCGGATCTCGTCCAGAAGCGTCAGGTTCTCCCGCAGGAAGAGCTTGGCGCCTTCGCGGCCCTGGCCCAAACGGGTCGGTCCGTAGCTGAACCACGAGCCGCTCTTCTCCACCACGCCCTCGTTCACCGCCATGTCCAGCACGTCGCCCGAGGTCGAGATGCCCTCGTCGAACATGATGTCAAACTCCGCCTCGCGGAATGGCGGGGCCATCTTGTTCTTGACCACCTTGGTCTTCACCCGGTTGCCGACGATGCGATCGCCTTCCTTGATCTGGCCGATCCGGCGAATGTCGATGCGGACCGAGGCGTAGAACTTGAGCGCGCGGCCGCCGGTCGTCGTCTCGGGACTGCCGAACATGACGCCGATTTTTTCGCGGAGCTGGTTGATGAACACCACGACGCAATCGCTCTTGGATATGGCGCCGGTCAGCTTGCGAAGAGCCTGGCTCATCAGGCGGGCCTGGAGCCCCATGTGGCTGTCGCCCATTTCGCCTTCAATCTCGGCCCGCGGAATCAGCGCCGCGACCGAGTCGATCACCACCATGTTGACGGCGTTGGAGCGGACCAGCATTTCGCAGATTTCCAGCGCCTGCTCGCCCGTGTCCGGTTGCGAAACGAGAATTTCATCCAGATTCACGCCGATGCGCTTCGCCCATGAGGGATCCAGCGCATGCTCGGCGTCGATGAACGCGGCCACGCCCCCTTCGCGCTGCGTGTTGGCGATGGCTGTGAGCGCCAGCGTGGTCTTTCCGCTGGACTCCGGCCCGAAGATCTCGACCACGCGTCCGCGCGGCAGTCCGCGTCCGCCCAGGGCGAGATCCAGGCTCAGCGCGCCGGTGGAGATGCCCTGGATCGGCGCAGGAAGATTGCCGTCGAGGCGCATGATGCTTCCCTTGCCATAGGCCTTCTCGATCTGGCCCATCGCCTGATCGATGGCTTTAAATCGGGCCTTCTGATCGCTGGATTCCTTGGCGCTCTCCTTGGCCGTGGAAGCCTTGTCGGACTTGGGTTCGGACTTCGACTCGATGACTTGCTTGGACATGCCTGGCCTTTCCGTTGCGCTGGCTCCGCCAATCGCTGCGGCGGGTTTCGCTGCTTGACGATTTGTAGCGGACTCGGGGCTCGACGCCACGGCCGCGCCTGGATTTCCTGACGAGATTCTCGAATTCCCCGTACCGGCGGCCGTGGCCGCGCGCGGATCCGACTTCGCGTCCTTGCCCGATCCGTTCATGACTCCGCCCTTTGCATCCGCTGCGACTGTGTTTGCTGAAACCATTGTGTCACCTTCCTTGGTCATTGTTTCTTTTTGAGAAACGAGTTTGAAACCGCCTGAACATTGATTTTCCCTCGCATCTGACCTGCTCCAATGCAGAATCATCTGTTCGGTATCTGATAGGTACCTGAATCCAATCGGCTCGTCAACCCTTTGTTCGGTAATTTTTAGGGTTGAATTCTTGCGTGAAATCTACCCCCCATTCAGTCGATTTCGAAAATGGCGGCCCTTTTTCCCTTAAGTCACAAAATTCGGCGTGGGCGGGCGGTAATCGGTCAGGTCGATGGTCTTGAACCACTCGATGGTGCGACGCAATCCATCATCCAGGGAAACCTTGGGCTCCCAACCGAGCGCCTTTTTTGCCAGCGAAATGTCCGGCTGCCGACGCGATGGATCGTCCGCGGGAAGCGGCCGGCCGGTGACGATCTTGGATTTCGTTCCCGTGATGGCGACGATTTTTTCCGCCAGCTGCTTCACCGTGAACTCGTTGGCGTTGCCCAGGTTCACCGGACCCGTGCATGCATCCGGCGCGTCCATCAGCTTCATCAGGCCCTCCACCAAGTCGTCGACATAGCAGAAGCTGCGGCTCTGGCTGCCATCACCGAAGAGTGTGATGTCCTGCCCCGCCACCGCCTGACGGATGAAGTTGCTCACCACGCGGCCGTCGAAGGGATGGATGCGCGGCCCGTAGGTGTTGAAGATGCGCGCCACGCGGATGGGCACCTTGTTGATCCGGTGGTAGTCGAAGAAGAGCGTCTCGGCGGCGCGCTTGCCCTCGTCGTAGCAGGCGCGCGGCCCGATCGGATTGACGTGTCCCCAATAGGTCTCCACCTGCGGATGGACCTTGGGATCGCCGTAGACCTCGCTGGTGCTCGCCTGCAGCACGCGTGCCCGCACGCGCCGGGCGAGGCCGAGCACATTCAGCGCCCCCATCACGCTGGTCTTGAGCGTCTTGATGGGGTTGTACTGGTAGTGGCCGGGCGCCGCGGGACAGGCCAGGTTGTAGATCTGATCCACCTCAAACTGGACGGGATTGGTCACGTCGGCGCGGACCAGCTCGAAATTGGTCTTGCCGATCAGGTGCTCGACGTTGCCCCGGTGACTGGTGAAGAAGTTGTCCAGGCAGATGACCTCGTGGCCCGCCTTGACCAGGCGGTCGCACAGGTGCGAACCGAGAAATCCCGCGCCACCTGTGACCAGAATTCGTTTTCGCATGGAGTAAATGTAGCGAAACCCCTCCAAAACTGCTCGACGGAACGGATCCGGGCGGGGAGGATGCCCTCGTGGAACGGCTCTCCTCCAGCTCAACGCTCGAAGCGGCTCAGTCGAGTCCGCGCGTGGCCCTTGGAGCGATGACCGGCACGAGCCTCGACGCGCTCGACCTGGCGCTGGTGGAGATCAAGGACCGCGGACTCTGCTCGCACGCCTCGCTGCTGCACCACCAGACCTTCGACCTGGGCCCGCTGCGACCGCGGCTGCGCGCCGCCTCGCTGGGCAAGTCGTTTTCAGCGGGCGACTTCCTGCGACTGGCCCTGGACTTTGGAAATTTCCACGCCGCCTGCGCCACGGAGTTGCTCAAGAATTACAACCGCAGCGCCGGAACCACCGTCTCGGTCAAGGTGGCGGGCCTGCATGGGCAGACCATTTTCCACGCGCCGCCACTCTCGTGGCAGATCATCAATCCCTATCCGGTGGCGCGGGCTCTGGGCTGTCCGGTTGCCAGCGACCTGCGCGGCGCCGACCTGGCCGCGGGCGGACAGGGCGCGCCCATCACCCCTCTGGCCGACTGGATCCTGTTCCGTGGGCATCGCCCGCGGACCATCGTCAACCTGGGCGGTTTCTGCAACATCACCTGGCTGCCCTCGAGCGTGGACGACCCCGCCAAGATCAGCGGCTGCGACGTCTGCCCCTGCAATCACATCCTCGACCACGCCGCCAAGCTGGCTCTGGACATTGACTTCGATCCTGAAGGAAGCAACGCCGCCAAGGGCAGCGTCCACCCCGCGGCCGAGAGCGCCCTGACCCAGTCTCTGAAGAAATTGACGGCCCAGAACCGCTCCCTCGGCAGCGGCGACGAGGGCTTCGAATGGGTCAATCAATGGGCTTCTCAGCTGACCTCGTGCGACCTGCTGGCGACCGCGGTGAACGCCCTGGCGCGGGCGATCGCCACGTCGATCACCTCCAGCGCCACGCCGTCGCAGGAGGTGCTGCTGGCCGGAGGCGGGGCGCTCAATGCCACGCTGGCACAAAAAATCGCTGAGTTCGTCAACCAGCCGGTCTACAACACGCAGGTCGCCGCGGCGATCCATGTCTCCGCGCGGGAGTCGGTGGCGATGGCGGTGCTGGCCGCGCTGGCGTGGGACGGTTATCCAACCACGCTCTCCAGCGTCACACATCGCGGCGCATCCAATTGCCGCGACGGACTCTGGTGCCTGCCCAGAGACGAAACACAATCTTAACCAAATCAAAATCGGCACCAAGCCCAAGGAGTTCTAACTTCGAGCCATGGAACAGCATTCAGTCCTGATCGTCGAGGATGAGAAGGAAATCGCGGAGCTGATCGAGCTGCACCTCAAGCGCGCCGGGATCCGGACCGCCATCGCGCGCTCGGGCCGCGCCGCCCTGGAGTCGGTCAAGAAGTCCCCTCCCGACGCCCTCGTGCTCGACCTGATGCTTCCCGATGTGGACGGCCTGGAAGTCTGCCGGCGCCTTCGCCAGACGCACGACCAGCGCACGATGCCGATCATCATGGTGACGGCCAAGGGCGAGGAGAGCGAGATCGTCACGGGCATCGAGCTCGGCGCCGACGACTACATCACCAAGCCCTTCAGCCCCAAGGTGCTGGTGGCCCGCGTGCAGAGCGCGCTGCGACGCACGCGCATGTCCGCCCCGGTCGACACCGACCGCATGTCGCTGCTGGGCGGCGACCTGGTGATCGACTCCGGCCGCCACGTTGTGCTGCTGGGCGGCAAGACGGTGGACCTCACCCTGACCGAGTACGGCATCCTGCAGTTCCTGGCCAAGCGGCCTGGATTCGTCCGGACGCGCGATCAGATCATCGCCGCGGTGCACGGCCGGGACATCGTGCTCTCCAACCGCACCGTGGACGTCCACATCACCGCCCTGCGCCGCAAGATGGGCGCGGTGGGCGACCTGATCGAGACGGTCCGCGGTGTCGGGTATCGTTTCAGCGAGAGCCGCGAAGCTCTCGCTGAATGAAACCCATCGCCTCCTCCGCACTCGGCTGGTTCGCAACGGCGCTGATCGCGATCGGCGCCTGGGCCGCCTTCGCGCCGGAGACCGCCGCGGTGATCGCCATCGCCGCCGTGCTGCTGGCCGGAATCCAGCAGATGCGCCTTGCCGCCGACGTGGAGCGGCTCAACGACGCCCTGCGCCGCGCCCGCACCGGCGCCGCCGCAACCAGCTTTCCGATCTTTCGCCGGCCGCTTCTTTCGCAGCTCTCGCAGCAATGCGCCTCGGTCTCCGAGCAGCACGACCGCGCCCGGCGCGACCTGGAGAGCGAGCGTCTGCAGCGCCAGCTCTTCGAGCAGTCGATGCGCGACGGTCTGGTGGTGCTGGACGCCCAGCAGCGCGTCCTCTCCGCCAACGCCGCGGCGGCGCGCCTGCTGGGCTTCGACGCCGCCACCGCGCCGGGACGCCTCTTCCAGGAACTCGGCCGCATTCCCGAGGTCAACGCCATGCTCGAGGCCAGCTACCGCGACGGCGAGCGGCGGCATGGCCTGATGGAGCCCTCCACGTCGCCGGGCTCGATCGTGGATGCCGCCGTCGAGACGCTGCGCGACGAGTGGCAACAACCGGTCGGCGCGCTGCTGCTGGTGGCGGACGTCACCTCGGAGCAGCGCCTGGAGCGGATGCGCAGCGATTTTGCGGCCAATGTGAGCCACGAGCTGCGCACGCCGATCACCAACATCAAGGGCTACATCGAGACGATCCAGCAGATCGGATTCGCCGACGAGGGGCAGGTGCACCGCTTCCTGGAGATCGTCGAGCGCAACGCCTCGCGGCTGGCGGCGCTGGTGGAGGATCTGCTCTCCATCTCGTTCCTGGAGTCCCCCAACACCCGGGAGCGCATCACCATGGCGAGCACCCCGGTGAACCAGCTCATCGACTGGGTCGACGCCGAGCTCGGCCTGGCCGCCGAGGCCCGCGGCGTCACGCTCAAGCGCGACCTCCAACCCGGCCTGCGCCTGCACGCCAACGCGCTGCTGATCGAACAGGCGATCGGCAACCTGGTCAGCAACGCCATCCGCTACGCGCCGCGCGGATCGGCAATCGAGATCACCGCCCGCGCGAGCGACGAGGAGGGCGGAGGCATGGCGCGGATCACCGTTGTGGACCAGGGCCCGGGCATTCACGAGAAGCACCTGCCGAGATTGTTCGAGCGCTTCTACCGCGTGGACACGGCGCGGAGCCGCGACGAGGGAGGCACCGGCCTGGGACTGGCGATCGTGAAGCACATCGCCATGGTGCATGGCGGCGAAGTCTCCGTGGAAAGCGCGATCGGCCGCGGCAGCCGCTTCTGCCTCGCCATTCCAGTCGCGAAAACGTGAGTCCCCATGAAATCAGACAAATTGCCCAATTCCAACGACCTTCTTAACCAAACCTGAACGAAGTCCGGCGACTCTACTCCCGCGTCGAAGATCCAACACCCCACCTGCCCCAAGGATTACCCATGAGACTCCCAGCTTCGCTCGCCCTCTCCTTCCTGGCCCTTCCCCTGGCGCTGGCCGCCGCGCTGCAAACCGCGGATGCGGACCTCTCCAAGCTGACCGGCTCGATCAAGGTGGACGGCTCCTCGACCGTTTATCCGATCACCGAGGCGGTGGCCGAGGATTTCCAGGCAAGGGCCCCTAAGTCGCGGCCCACCGTGGGCATCAGCGGCACCGGCGGCGGCTTCAAGCGATTCTGCGCGGGCGAGACCGACATCTCCAATGCGAGCCGGCCGATCACCCAATCGGAAGTGGAGATGGCCAAGAACAACAAGATCGACTTCATCGAGATCCCGGTCGCCTTCGACGGCCTTTCGATCGTGGTCAATCCCGCCAACACCTGGGTCACGGAGCTCAAGGTCGACCAGATCAAGAAGATCTTCACTGCCGACAATCCCGCCAAGAAATGGTCCGACCTGAATCCCGCCTGGCCCGCCGAGACGATCAAGGTGTTCAGTCCCGGCACCGACAGCGGAACCTTCGACTATTTCAAGGAGGCGACGGTCGGCAAGGAGGGCAAGATCCGCTCCGATCTCTCGGTGAGCGAGGATGACAACGTGCTGGTGACCGGCGTCGCCGGCGACAAGAACGCGATCGGCTACTTCGGCTTCGCCTACTACAGCGAGAACCAGAGCAAGCTCAAGCTGGTGCCCGTCGACGGCGGCAAGGGAGCGGTCACGCCCAATGCCAAGACCATCGAGGATGGAACCTACACCCCGTTCAGCCGCCCGCTCTTCATCTATGTCAACGCAAAATCCGCCCAGCGGCCGGAGATCGCGGCCTTCGTCGACTTCTATGTCGCCAACACCGCCAAGCTTTCCAAGCAGGTCGGCTACACGCCGCTGCCAACGGCCATCACCGACCGCGCCGCGGCGAACTGGAAGGCGCGCAAGCCGGGAACCCAGTACCTCGACGCGGGCGGCAACAAGGTGCAGGGACCGATCTTGAGCGTCTACAAATAATCCGCCGATCTTGATGAACGCACTCTCCGCCCAAGCCGCCTCCTCCGCGGCCGCCCTCGCGCGGCGCGGCACGCCGCGCTCCACGCTGGTGCGCAACCTCTGGGAGAGGGCGATTCGCGGAGTGCTGGGGGTGACCGCGATCATCAGCGTTGCGATCACGGTGGGCATCATCGCCATCCTGCTGCGCGAGACCGTCGCCTTCATCCAGCTGCCCGAGATCGAGCTGACGGATTTCCTCTTCGGGACGACCTGGAGTCCGCTGCTGGGCGCCGAGAAGCATTTCGGCATCTGGCCGCTGATCTGCGGCACCTTCCTGGTCGCCGCGGTCGCCGCCGTCACCGCCATTCCGCTGGGCTTGATCACCGCGATCTACATGAGCGAGTACGCCACGCCGCGAAGTCGCGCCATCCTGAAGCCCGTCATCGAGATCCTGGCCGGCGTGCCCACCGTGGTCTACGGCTTTTTCGCGCTGCTGGTGATCACGCCGGCGCTGCAGAGCGCCTGCAATTTTCTTTTTGGCACGCAGGTCTTCTCCGGCTACAACGCCGGCGCTGCGGGCATCGCGGTGGGCATCATGATCCTGCCCATCGTGGCCTCGATGAGTGAGGACGCCATGCAGTCGGTGCCGCGTTCGCTGCGCGAGGGGGCCTATGCCCTGGGCAGCACCAAGTTCGACGTGAGCATGAAGGTGGTGACGCCGGCGGCGCTGAGCGGCATCATGGCCAGCTGCTTCCTGGCGATCACGCGTGCCATCGGCGAGACCATGGTGGTGGCGCTGGCCGCGGGCGGGCTGGCCCACATGACGCTCAACCCCGCGGACCAGGTGCAGACCATGACGGCATACATGGTGCAGATCTTTTTGGGCGACGCTCCGGCCTTCGGCGTGGAAAACCTCTCCAGCTACGCAGTGGCGATGGTGCTGTTTACGCTCACGCTCGTGCTGTCCATCGCGGGCAACCTGCTGCTGAAGCGCTTCCGCGAGGCCTACGAATGAACGCCGCGGCACCGCACACTTCGCTCCGCGCCCGGCGCGTCTTCAAGAATCGCGCGTTTCTGGCGCTCTGCCTGGCCAGCACCACGCTGGCCATTGTGATCCTGGCCATCCTGATCCTCTCGATCGTGATGCAGGGGTCGCACTTTCTTTTCAACAGCGAGGCCGCGGGCGCCGTCTTCGGCCACGGCGACCTCACGCAACTCACCCGCATCGTGCGCTGGGAATTTCTCACCAACTTCGCCAGCCGCCGGCCGGAGAACGCCGGCATCTATGCGGCGATCATCGGCACGGTGTGGGTCTGCGGCATCTGCGCGGCGCTCACCCTGCCGCTGGGCATCGGCACGGCGATCTATCTGGAGGAGTTCGCACCCAAGAACCGCTGGACCGCGCTGATCGACTTCAACATCCGCAACCTCGCGGGCGTGCCGAGCATCGTCTACGGCATTCTGGGTCTGACCGCCTTCACGCGCATGTTCGGCCTCTTCGGCAGCGACCGCAACGCCGCATGGAGCTTCGGCCCAGCCGACGCGTGGTGGCATTTCCAATTGCCCTTCGGCCAGGGGCTGCTCGCGGGCGGATTGACGCTGATGCTGGTGGTGCTGCCGATCGTGATCATCTCCAGCCGCGAGGCGCTGCGCGCCGTGCCCTCGAGCCTGCGGCAGGCGAGCCTGGCCATCGGCGCCACGCCCTGGCAGACGGTTTCGCGCATCACCTTGCCCGCGGCATTGCCCAGCATTCTGACCGGCGCCATCCTGGCCATGAGCCGCGCCGTCGGCGAGGCCGCCCCGCTGCTGGTGCTGGGCATCCCGGTGTTCATCGCCAGCACACCGGATAACCTCACCGATAGTTTCACCGTGCTTCCCTTTCAAATCTTCAACTGGGCGGGTCGGCCGCAGGAGGCCTTCCACCAGCTCGCCGCTTCCGCGATCGTGATCCTGCTCCTCGTGCTGATCTGCTTCAATGGCATCGCGGTCTATCTTCGACAGAAGCTCCGCAAGCCGCTCGCCTGAACATGCCGCTGCAAGACTTCAAACCCATGCCCGACCGAACCGCACCCATTCTTGCCAAACCCGCCGCGATCTCCGCGCCCGGAACGCCCGGCGCCGAGCAGGTCACGGTGCGGGCAAAGGATTTCAACGCTTGGTACGGCACATTCCAAGCGCTGCACAAGATCACGCTGGACATTCCCTCGCAGCGGGTGACTTCGTTGATCGGTCCCTCCGGCTGCGGCAAGAGCACTTTCCTGCGCTGGATCAACCGCATGAACGACCTGGTGCCCAGCGCTCGCGCCGAAGGCGTGCTGCTGCTGGATCACGACGACGTGTTGGACACGGCCTTCGATGTGGTCGAGCTGCGCCGCCGCGTGGGCATGGTCTTCCAGAAGCCCAATCCATTTCCCAAGAGCATCTACGAGAACATCGCCTTCGGGCCGCGCTTGCACAAGCGCTTCCACCGCAGCGAGCTGGACGCGCTGGTCGAGGCCAGCCTTCGCGCCGCGGCGATCTGGGACGAGGTCAAGGATCGCCTGCATCAAAGCGCGTTGGGACTCTCGGGCGGCCAGCAGCAGCGGCTCTGCATCGCCCGCGCCATCGCGGTCGGTCCCGAAGTGCTTTTGATGGACGAGCCCTGCTCGGCGCTGGATCCGCGCAGCACCGCCAGCGTGGAGGCCCTGATCCGCGAGCTGCGCCAGACCTTCACCATCGTGGTGGTGACGCACAACATGCAGCAGGCCGCCCGCGTGAGCGACCTCACCGCCTTCTTCTTCGAGGGCAAGCTGGTCGAGGCGGGCCCGACCGACGGCATCTTCACCAATCCCAGGAACAAGCAGACGGAGGATTACGTGACCGGCCGCTTTGGCTGAGCCGGCGCACTCCACGATTCAGAGGAACCCACAATGGCAGTCGATCTTCGAAATGAAATGGTGGATTTGCGGCGCAACCTGCTGGCCATGGGGGCCATGGTGGAGCAGCGCGTCACGCGCGTGATCGAGGTGATGATCGACGGCGACTTGCAGCTGGCCGAGGTGGTCCGCGCCGGCGACGCCGAGGTGGACCAGATGGAGCTGGAACTGGAGGCGACCTGCATGCGGCTGCTGGCCCTGGCCCAGCCGGTCGCGGGTGATTTGCGGCTGATTCTCGCGGTCATCCGCATCAGCAACGAGCTGGAGCGCATCGCGGATCTCGCCCGCGGCATCGCCAAGAAACTCATCAAGCTCGGGGCCACCGACGGACCCGCACTGCCGCCGGCCATGATCGACCTGGCCTTCGCCAGCCGCACGATGCTCAGCGATGTGCTGGCCGCCATGGCCAACGAGGACGCCTCGCTCTGCCGGCAGGTGCGCCGCGCCGACCAGCGCGTGGACGACTTGCACAAGGAAGTGCTGCTCTGGGCAAGGCAGGAAATTCCTCGCGATGTCGCCACCTCGGGACAGACCATCGAGATGCTCACCATCGCTCAGCGCTTCGAGCGCATCGCCGACATGACCACCAACATCGCCGAGGATGTGATCTTCCTGGTCGAGGGGCGGATCGTGCGGCACACGCCGGATGAATAGGCTGAGTGTCCGTTGTTATTTCGGACTTTCTGAAATCACTTTTTTCGCCAAATCTCAGATTTTCCCCCTGTGAAGCATGGATCTGGGTCCATAATGGGGTGATGACCCTTGCCCCGCAATTTGTGCTTGCCTCGATCGCATCGTTGCTGCTTGCCGCGGACAACGCGCCGCGGCAATTCGGGCACGCGCGGACATCGGCGTCGGACATTGCGACTTCCAAAATTGGCGATGCCTCGCCGGTGTGGGTCTTCTTCCGCGAGGCGCGAACCGCGCCCTGCGACGCCTGCGACACTGCGATCACCGACCTGGCCATCGAGCGCCGTGCCCACCGACGGACGCTGCCGGGACTGGTCGATGTCCGCGATGTGCCGGTGCCAACGGAATTCACCGACGCGGTCGCCGCCACCGGCGCCACCATCCGCGTCACCAGCCGCTGGCTCAACGCCGTCAGCGCCATGGCCACGCCCGCCCAGGTCGCGGCGCTCAAGCAACTTCCCGGCGTACTCCGCGTCGAGGGCGTCCGCCGTGGTCGCTCAATCGGACAGGATGAATGCGATTCGCTCACGGCGGCGCCGGAATTCCAGAGGTTCGGCAGCGACTTCTATGGCAACGCCGCCACGCAGACGGACCAGATCGACCTGCGGAATCTGCACAACGCCGGCTACCGCGGCGCGGGCATCGTGATCGGCGTGCTGGACTGCGGATTCAACCGCGTCCACGAGGCTTTCCACAGCGCCGAGCATCCGCTGCAGGTGATTGCCGAATGGGATTTCGTGAAGAACGACGGCAACACCGGCATCGAAGCCGGCGACTACTCCGAGCAGCACAAGCACGGCACCTGGATCCTGGGAACGATGGCGGCCTACATGCCCAATCA contains:
- a CDS encoding response regulator transcription factor; its protein translation is MEQHSVLIVEDEKEIAELIELHLKRAGIRTAIARSGRAALESVKKSPPDALVLDLMLPDVDGLEVCRRLRQTHDQRTMPIIMVTAKGEESEIVTGIELGADDYITKPFSPKVLVARVQSALRRTRMSAPVDTDRMSLLGGDLVIDSGRHVVLLGGKTVDLTLTEYGILQFLAKRPGFVRTRDQIIAAVHGRDIVLSNRTVDVHITALRRKMGAVGDLIETVRGVGYRFSESREALAE
- a CDS encoding PAS domain S-box protein → MKPIASSALGWFATALIAIGAWAAFAPETAAVIAIAAVLLAGIQQMRLAADVERLNDALRRARTGAAATSFPIFRRPLLSQLSQQCASVSEQHDRARRDLESERLQRQLFEQSMRDGLVVLDAQQRVLSANAAAARLLGFDAATAPGRLFQELGRIPEVNAMLEASYRDGERRHGLMEPSTSPGSIVDAAVETLRDEWQQPVGALLLVADVTSEQRLERMRSDFAANVSHELRTPITNIKGYIETIQQIGFADEGQVHRFLEIVERNASRLAALVEDLLSISFLESPNTRERITMASTPVNQLIDWVDAELGLAAEARGVTLKRDLQPGLRLHANALLIEQAIGNLVSNAIRYAPRGSAIEITARASDEEGGGMARITVVDQGPGIHEKHLPRLFERFYRVDTARSRDEGGTGLGLAIVKHIAMVHGGEVSVESAIGRGSRFCLAIPVAKT
- a CDS encoding PstS family phosphate ABC transporter substrate-binding protein, which produces MRLPASLALSFLALPLALAAALQTADADLSKLTGSIKVDGSSTVYPITEAVAEDFQARAPKSRPTVGISGTGGGFKRFCAGETDISNASRPITQSEVEMAKNNKIDFIEIPVAFDGLSIVVNPANTWVTELKVDQIKKIFTADNPAKKWSDLNPAWPAETIKVFSPGTDSGTFDYFKEATVGKEGKIRSDLSVSEDDNVLVTGVAGDKNAIGYFGFAYYSENQSKLKLVPVDGGKGAVTPNAKTIEDGTYTPFSRPLFIYVNAKSAQRPEIAAFVDFYVANTAKLSKQVGYTPLPTAITDRAAANWKARKPGTQYLDAGGNKVQGPILSVYK
- the pstC gene encoding phosphate ABC transporter permease subunit PstC; its protein translation is MNALSAQAASSAAALARRGTPRSTLVRNLWERAIRGVLGVTAIISVAITVGIIAILLRETVAFIQLPEIELTDFLFGTTWSPLLGAEKHFGIWPLICGTFLVAAVAAVTAIPLGLITAIYMSEYATPRSRAILKPVIEILAGVPTVVYGFFALLVITPALQSACNFLFGTQVFSGYNAGAAGIAVGIMILPIVASMSEDAMQSVPRSLREGAYALGSTKFDVSMKVVTPAALSGIMASCFLAITRAIGETMVVALAAGGLAHMTLNPADQVQTMTAYMVQIFLGDAPAFGVENLSSYAVAMVLFTLTLVLSIAGNLLLKRFREAYE
- the pstA gene encoding phosphate ABC transporter permease PstA encodes the protein MNAAAPHTSLRARRVFKNRAFLALCLASTTLAIVILAILILSIVMQGSHFLFNSEAAGAVFGHGDLTQLTRIVRWEFLTNFASRRPENAGIYAAIIGTVWVCGICAALTLPLGIGTAIYLEEFAPKNRWTALIDFNIRNLAGVPSIVYGILGLTAFTRMFGLFGSDRNAAWSFGPADAWWHFQLPFGQGLLAGGLTLMLVVLPIVIISSREALRAVPSSLRQASLAIGATPWQTVSRITLPAALPSILTGAILAMSRAVGEAAPLLVLGIPVFIASTPDNLTDSFTVLPFQIFNWAGRPQEAFHQLAASAIVILLLVLICFNGIAVYLRQKLRKPLA